A window of the Physeter macrocephalus isolate SW-GA chromosome 7, ASM283717v5, whole genome shotgun sequence genome harbors these coding sequences:
- the LOC102986414 gene encoding zinc finger protein 706-like, translating into MVKHSFLVTLVYQEKIQSQQKNAKKQVGQRKQGHDQKAAAKGALVYTCTVCRTQMPDPKTFKQHFENKYPKTPLPPELADVQA; encoded by the exons ATGGTGAAGCATTCATTCCTGGTTACTTTGGTATATCAGGAG AAGATTCAGTCTCAGCAGAAAAATGCCAAAAAGCAAGTtggacaaaggaagcaaggacaTGACCAAAAGGCTGCTGCCAAAGGTGCCTTAGTATATACCTGCACTGTCTGTAGGACACAAATGCCAGACCCTAAGACCTTCAAGCAGCACTTTGAGAATAAGTATCCTAAGACTCCTCTTCCTCCAGAATTAGCTGATGTTCAGGCGTGA